One region of Acidobacteriota bacterium genomic DNA includes:
- a CDS encoding 50S ribosomal protein L9, which yields MKVILKENLDNLGQRGAVVNVKDG from the coding sequence ATGAAAGTCATCCTGAAAGAAAACCTCGACAACCTCGGACAGCGGGGCGCCGTCGTCAACGTGAAGGACGG